One stretch of Thermanaerosceptrum fracticalcis DNA includes these proteins:
- a CDS encoding Crp/Fnr family transcriptional regulator: protein MPTRMRLTDIDLLETLSSPEYDKFLEKFQEHRFSRKAILFSPNDEKNLVFLVKSGKVRVYLAYEDKEFTLSILEAGDIYSTHTRAFTQAMEDTTILVTDVRNFQKIIAELPAFGLIMVKVLGDLLKNSITIINGLVFKDARLRLAEFLVQAAKDTGITVQQGIKLELGLTTEEIALMLGATRQTVSILLNDLRKSGILERVNQRTLLIKDLKKLQEISAGF from the coding sequence ATGCCAACCAGAATGAGGTTAACAGACATCGACTTGTTGGAAACTCTGAGTTCCCCGGAGTATGACAAGTTCTTGGAAAAGTTTCAGGAACACCGGTTTTCTAGAAAGGCAATACTCTTTTCACCGAACGATGAGAAAAACCTGGTGTTTTTAGTAAAGTCCGGGAAGGTTAGGGTTTATCTTGCTTATGAGGATAAGGAATTTACCCTGTCCATTTTGGAGGCTGGTGATATATACAGTACACATACCAGGGCCTTTACCCAGGCAATGGAAGATACAACTATATTGGTTACCGATGTCCGTAATTTCCAAAAGATTATTGCCGAGTTACCTGCTTTTGGTTTGATTATGGTTAAAGTGTTGGGGGATTTACTAAAAAACTCAATTACCATAATTAATGGTTTGGTTTTTAAAGACGCTCGCTTAAGACTGGCGGAATTTTTAGTTCAAGCTGCAAAGGACACAGGTATAACGGTACAACAAGGAATCAAGTTAGAGCTTGGTTTAACTACTGAAGAAATTGCCCTGATGTTGGGGGCTACCCGTCAAACGGTTTCAATTCTTTTAAATGACCTGAGAAAATCGGGGATTTTAGAAAGAGTGAATCAGCGAACACTATTGATTAAAGACTTAAAAAAATTACAGGAGATTTCCGCAGGTTTCTAG